Within the Vagococcus carniphilus genome, the region CTTTTACCGCTAAATATTTTGTTGTTGATGAAGCTGATATGACGTTAGATATGGGATTTTTAGAAGATGTTGACAAAATTGCAGCGACTCTTCCTAAAGAATTACAAATGTTAGTTTTCTCGGCAACAATTCCAGTTAAATTAAAACCATTTTTAAAAAAATACATGGATAATCCTGTTGTTGAACATATCAAACCAACATCAGTTATCTCAGATACAATTGATAACTGGGTGATTTCAACTAAAGGTCAAAATGTGAATGCGATTATTTATCAATTACTAACAGTTGGTCATCCTTACCTTGTAATGGTATTTGCGAATACTAAACAAAGAGTGGATGAAATTTCAACTTATCTAAAAGAGCAAGGATTGAAAGTTGCTACTGTTCATGGGGATATTCCACCACGTGAAAGAAAACGTGTCATGAAAAATATCCAAAATTTAGATTACCAATATGTTGTAGCAACTGATTTAGCTGCTCGTGGTATTGATATTGAGGGGGTTTCGCATGTTATTAATGCTGAAATTCCAGCTGATTTAGAGTTCTTCATTCACCGTGTCGGAAGAACTGGTCGTAATGGATTAGACGGAACAGCTATTACGTTATATCAACCTCAAGATGAGTCACAGTTAGCTGAACTTGAAAAATTAGGGATTGAATTCCATCCTAAAGCAATCCGTGGTGGTGAAATTGTTAATTCTTATGACCGAAATCGTCGTGCTAAACGAGATAAGAGTCAACGTCAACTTGATACTGAGATGATTGGTTTAGTGAAGAAAAAGAAAAAAAATATTAAACCAGGATATAAGAAAAAAATCAATCGTGCTATTGACGATAAAGCTAAAAAAGAACGTAAGATTGAACGTCGTCAGACAGATCGCGCGAAACGTAAGTCAAGAAAACAAGATTATTAGATTGAAAATAACTAGTTATAATAAAAAAAGAGGCTGACCCTGATGTCAGTCTCGTTTTTGTTTATTTGAAAAATGTCTATGTTGTCTTTTAAAAAAGTTTTTTTTCAAGTTTGACACAAATGATGCCATCTTCAATAAATTCATCTGAAACGACTTCGTATCCCATTTTTTCATAAAAAGGAATAGCTTGCTTTTCACCGTGAACACGAGATAATGTACACTTGTTTCTTCTTCCTTGTTGTTCTAATTCAAGAAGAACACGTCTACCTAATCCTTTTTTTCGCCATTCACGTCTTACACAAACTCGATCTGGGCGAACAGTCGTTAAATCATCTTGTTGATAACGACCAGTTGCGATAGGTGTTTGGTAATGGAAAATAACAAGATAATTAGTTTGGTCTGAATCATAAGCATCAAATTCAGCTTTTGGTGATATTTTTTGTTCTTGAACAAAAACTAAAGTTCTTAAAAAATATGAGGCAGCTTTTATCCATTGTTCGTTATCAAATACAACAGTAATCATGGTAATGTTCTCCTCCTATCCATCAATATATATAATCATAACATTATTTTAAAGGAGAGTGTTTATGAAAAAGAAGTTAATTATCATTTTTTTAAGTTTATTTGTAACTATTTTAGTAGCGCTAGGTTTTGGTGTTAACTACTTGTTTAATTATGCGATTGTTTCAGGAAAAAAAGATTTTATTAAAGCTGAAAATCCTGAAAAGTTAAAGAAACAGTGGGATTTTAGTGATGGTTATTCAGAAGATATTTTTATAACAAGTAATGATGGCTTAAAACTAAAGGGTCGTTACATTAAAAATAAAAAAGAGACTAACAAAGTAGCCATTGTTGCTCATGGTTATATGAGTGAAGGACTTGCAATGGGAAATTACGCTAAAATGTTTAATGAGTTAGGATATGATGTCCTTGTTCCAGATAATCGAGGCCATGGAGATAGTGAAGGAAAGTATGTAGGTTTTGGTTGGTTGGATAGGCTTGATTATGTTAAATGGATAGACGAAGTTTTAAAGTTAAAAGGAAAATCAACTGAAATTGGTTTATTTGGCGTTAGTATGGGAGCGTCAACTATTATGATGACAAGTGGTGAAAATCTTCCACCTCAAGTAAAATGGTTAATCGCAGATTGCGGTTTTGATTCAGTCGCTAATGAGTTAACTTACCAATTAAAAAATATGTTTCAGCTACCTGCTTTCCCACTAATTCCTTTAACTTCTACTTATACAAAAGTTAAAGCTGGTTATTCATTCTATGAAGCGAATGCAGTAAATCAATTGAAAAAAAATAATCTTCCTTTGTTACTAATTCATGGTGATAATGATGATTTCGTTCCACTTGAATCAGTTTATCCTTTATATAAAGCGACTAAAGGACCAAAAGAATTAGAAATTTTTGAAGGGGCCAAACATGCAACGAGTTATAACTCTGATTCTAAAAAGTACAAGGAAATAGTGAAAAAATTTCTGTTTGCTCATGAAAAAGAGAGCTAATTTTATAAGTTGACAGACCAATGGAATTTCATTATACTTTTACTTGCTAGTAAGGAATGCATTTTGTTTATAGTTTAGAGAACTTTCTGCTTGGTGAAAAGAAAGAGTATGACAAAAGAGCAGCTACCCTTATGTAAAATGATAAGAAATTATCACGACTCACTTTGCGTTAAAAAGTGCTTAAGAGGTAATGAATGTTAAAGCATCGTTGCAATCAAGGTGGTACCGCGAAAAATCGTCCTTGACTGCAGGGTGCTTTTTTATATTTTTAGGAGGAATAGGAATGAAGCAATTAACAAGTGTTGAAGTAAGACAAATGTATTTAGACTTTTTTAAATCGAGAGGACATAGAATTGAGCCTAGTGCGTCACTTGTTCCGGTGGAAGATCCAACACTTCTATGGATCAATTCAGGAGTAGCTACTCTAAAGAAATATTTTGATGGAACTGTTGTACCTGAAAATCCAAGAATTACTAATGCCCAAAAAAGTATCCGTACAAATGATATTGAAAATGTAGGGAAAACAGCACGTCATCATACCATGTTTGAAATGCTAGGAAACTTTTCAATTGGTGACTATTTCAAGAAAGAAGCAATTCATTGGGCTTGGGAATTACTGACAAGTGAAGAATGGTTTGCTTTAGATAAGTCGAAACTTTATGTAACTGTTTATCCAGAAGATAAAGAAGCACGTCGTATTTGGCATGAAGAAATCGGATTACCTCAAGAATCAATTATTGATATTGAAGATAACTTTTGGGATATTGGAGCTGGTCCATGTGGTCCTGACTCAGAAATTTTCTACGACCGTGGTCAATCTTTTAATGATGTAGCAGAAGATGATCCAGAGAATTACCCAGGTGGAGAGAATGAGCGTTATTTAGAAATCTGGAACTTAGTATTTTCAGAATTCAATCATACTGAAAATCATGAATATGAACCATTACCTCAAAAGAATATTGATACGGGAATGGGATTAGAACGTATGGTTTCTATTTTCCAAGATGCTCCAACCAATTTTGAAACGGATTTATTTTTACCAATTATCCATGCAACAGAAGAAATGTCTCGCGATAAAAAATACGATGATGACTTAGCAACTAAAACATCATTTAAAGTAATTGCTGACCATGTCCGTGCTGTTTCATTTGCAATTGGAGATGGTGCTTTACCTTCAAATGAAGGTCGTGGCTATGTATTACGTCGTTTACTACGTCGTGCTGTTATGCATGGTAAAAAACTTGGAATTGATGAAGCATTTCTTTATAAATTAGTTCCTGTTGTAGGTAAAATTATGGAAAGTTACTATCCAGAAGTTTTAGAAAAACAAGACTTTATTCAAAAAATTATCAAGACTGAAGAAGAACGATTCCACGAAACAATCAATGATGGCTTACAAATCATCACAGATTTAATTGCTTCTCTTAAACAAGAAGGAAAAGACACTTTAGAAGGAAAAGATATCTTTAAACTTTATGATACTTATGGTTTCCCTGTTGAATTAACTGAGGAAATGGCTGAAGAAGAAGGATTAAAAGTTGATCATGATGGTTTTGAAGTTGAAATGACAGCTCAAAGAGATCGTGCTAGAGCAGCTCGTTCTACTGAAAACTCAATGAATGTTCAATCAGCAGTTTTAGGAGAAATTAAAGTTGACAGTGAATTTATTGGTTATGATGCAACTGAAGCTGAAGCTAAATTATTAGTGATTGTTGAAGAGGATGAATTAAAAGAATCAACATCACATAAAGAAGCACAGTTAGTTTTTGATCAAACTCCTTTTTACGCTGAAATGGGTGGTCAAGTTGCAGATAAAGGCGTGATTAAAGACTTAAATAACCAAGTTGTAGCTAGAGTTGTTGAAGTTAAAAAAGCACCAAATGGTCAACCTCTTCATTTTGTAGAAGTGGAAGGTAATCTTGTTTCAGGTGAAACTTATAAGCTTGAAGTTGACCAAGTGATGAGAGATAAAATTATAAAAAATCATACAGTGACACATTTATTACATCGTGCTTTAAAAGATGTTTTAGGTGAGCATGCTAATCAAGCTGGTTCATTAGTAGCACCAGGTTACTTACGTTTTGATTTTACTCATTTTGAGCAAGTGACACCAGAACAATTAAGTCAAATGGAACAAATTGTTAATGAGAAAATTTGGGCTAGTTTACCTGTAGAAACAGTTGAAACAGATATTGCAACTGCTAAAGAAATGGGAGCTATGGCATTGTTTGGTGAAAAATACGGCTCTGAAGTTCGAGTGGTTAATATTGGTGGCTATTCAATTGAACTTTGTGGCGGGGTACATGTTAGAAATACTTCTGATATTGGTATCTTTAAAATTACCTCTGAATCGGGTATAGGAGCTGGAGTTAGACGTATTGAGGCTGTTACAAGTAAAGAAGCCTTTGAAGTGTTCCATGAAGAAGAAAAGGCCTTAAAAGAAGTTGCTCAGTTAGTTAAAGCACCTCAATTAAAAGAAGTTGTTTCAAAAGTAACAACATTACAAGAACAATTGAGAGAATTACAAAAAGAAAATGAAGCACTTTCTTCAAAATTAGCTAATGCAGAAGGTGATCAAATCTTTAAAAATATTCAAGAAGTCGCTGGTGTAAAAGTTATTGCAGAGGCTGTAAATGTTAAAGATATGAATCAATTACGCCAATTAGCAGATCAGTGGAAACAAAATAATTACTCAGATATTTTGGTTTTAGGAACAGCTCAAGGAGAAAAAGTTAATCTTCTTGCAGCAATGACTAAAGAAATGAATGATAAAGGATTTAAAGCAGGAGACTTGATCAAAGCTATTGCACCAAAAGTTGGTGGAGGCGGAGGTGGTCGCCCAGATATGGCACAAGCCGGTGGTAAAAAACCAGCAGGTATGAAAGACGCTTTAGAAGAAACATTAAAATGGGTGGAATCTAAATAAAACTATTAACTTGGTAGATAGCTGAATAGTTATTTACCAAGTTTTTTTCTGTTATAAGATTAGTTCTTTATTTTTTTTAAATGTGGTATAATTAGTTATCGAACTAGATCTCAATAGTGATTCCCCTTCCCTTAATTCACGTTGAATCCCAACTAGTTCGTTTTTTCGAGTATTTCTCTGCATATCCTTTGTATTAGAGGGATGTTTATAGTTATAATAGAGTTGTCTCTAATAGAAAGGGGTTTTTAGATGACAAATAAAAAGAATATCATTTTAACTATCGTGATCGGTTTACTTGCATTAACAAGCATTTTGGCAATCGGAAAAACAAAAACGATGGATGATGAGGTTAAACGAACACATGAATTAAATGTGAAATTAAATGAGCAAAACAAAAAATTACTAGATGCTAATAATAAGGCAGATAAAAAGATTGATGATTTATCTAGTAAATATGATGCTATCAACAAAGAACTAGAAGAAATAAAAAAAGAAAATAATCAAAGTCAATAGAGAAACAGCCATCAAAGGTCTGTTTCTTTTTTTGGTTTCTTTATTTGACACTAATGATTAAACGTATTATTATAATCTGGTTGGCAATTTTTCTGAGCTTAAATGTTTAGAATCGAATCTAGTAGTTTAAATAAAAACTAGAAAAATAAATTCTAAGGGGGAAGAATTTAATGGAAGCAGTGACAACAAGTACGGTATCATTTAAAAAAGGTTTATTTTCTAAAGTTGTTTCGTATTTATCTTTAGATTACAGTTTATCATTTATTATGGGTGAGCTTTCTGATTTATAGAAATTAGAAAAAAGCATGGAAGAGTTACCTCTAGGTAGAGGACTCTTTCATGCTTTTTATTTTATTTATGTTTATCTAGTTTCTTTTCGACTTTTTCCTTAACTTCTTCAGAAGCCTCTTTAATATCAGAAGAAGCTTTCTTTACCTTCCCTTTTGCCTGGTCTACTAAACCTTCAGTCTTTAGCTCTTTGTCATTTGTAATATCACCGGTTGTCTCTTTTACTTTGCCTTTGATTTTATCCGTAAAACCTTTGTCTGTCATAAAATAACCTCCTAGATATTTTTTTGAACAAACTTATAATATCATAGATGTTATTTTAATTCTAAGAATTTGATTTCTTTAATAAGAAAGAGGAAGATAATTAGTTTAAAATTATATGATTGACTACCGTCACCGTGAAATAAGCAAAAAATAGCGAAAACAAAAAAATGACAAAACCTTGATTTAAAAGGATTTGTCATTTTTTGAAATGGGTTAAAACATATAAATGGAAGCGGCGGGAGTCGAACCCGCGTCCAAACATATTGTCACTTAAATTTCTACACTCATAGTCATACTATTTAGAGATTCGCTTTGTTTCATGCCGCATAACAGGCCCTAAACATCGCTAGTCTGATAATCTCTTTTAAACTTTACAGACGGAAAAGTTTAATGTATCCCACTTAGTTTGAGACCCTTACTCGAGCACATGGGCGATGCCGAGAGGATCTTTGCTCGCTGTTTTTAGGCAGCTAAAGCAAAAGTATTGTTTTCGTTTTTAGCAGTTATATTTAACTGTAACGTTTTTACGTAGACGTAACCTACGAAGTGCCATTCAAGCTCAACTATGCCTGTCGAATCCGTAACG harbors:
- a CDS encoding DEAD/DEAH box helicase, with amino-acid sequence MNLFKQFNFEPFLMEALEEKHFLKPTEVQERLIPVIMGGKNVVGQSQTGSGKTHTFLLPMMNAVETDKDEVQGIITTPSRELAEQIYQAAIQLAKHSPNEIRVSQFVGGTDKKRQMEKLKSSQPHIVIGTPGRILDLVNSQSLKTFTAKYFVVDEADMTLDMGFLEDVDKIAATLPKELQMLVFSATIPVKLKPFLKKYMDNPVVEHIKPTSVISDTIDNWVISTKGQNVNAIIYQLLTVGHPYLVMVFANTKQRVDEISTYLKEQGLKVATVHGDIPPRERKRVMKNIQNLDYQYVVATDLAARGIDIEGVSHVINAEIPADLEFFIHRVGRTGRNGLDGTAITLYQPQDESQLAELEKLGIEFHPKAIRGGEIVNSYDRNRRAKRDKSQRQLDTEMIGLVKKKKKNIKPGYKKKINRAIDDKAKKERKIERRQTDRAKRKSRKQDY
- a CDS encoding GNAT family N-acetyltransferase produces the protein MITVVFDNEQWIKAASYFLRTLVFVQEQKISPKAEFDAYDSDQTNYLVIFHYQTPIATGRYQQDDLTTVRPDRVCVRREWRKKGLGRRVLLELEQQGRRNKCTLSRVHGEKQAIPFYEKMGYEVVSDEFIEDGIICVKLEKKLF
- a CDS encoding alpha/beta hydrolase, translating into MKKKLIIIFLSLFVTILVALGFGVNYLFNYAIVSGKKDFIKAENPEKLKKQWDFSDGYSEDIFITSNDGLKLKGRYIKNKKETNKVAIVAHGYMSEGLAMGNYAKMFNELGYDVLVPDNRGHGDSEGKYVGFGWLDRLDYVKWIDEVLKLKGKSTEIGLFGVSMGASTIMMTSGENLPPQVKWLIADCGFDSVANELTYQLKNMFQLPAFPLIPLTSTYTKVKAGYSFYEANAVNQLKKNNLPLLLIHGDNDDFVPLESVYPLYKATKGPKELEIFEGAKHATSYNSDSKKYKEIVKKFLFAHEKES
- the alaS gene encoding alanine--tRNA ligase; this translates as MKQLTSVEVRQMYLDFFKSRGHRIEPSASLVPVEDPTLLWINSGVATLKKYFDGTVVPENPRITNAQKSIRTNDIENVGKTARHHTMFEMLGNFSIGDYFKKEAIHWAWELLTSEEWFALDKSKLYVTVYPEDKEARRIWHEEIGLPQESIIDIEDNFWDIGAGPCGPDSEIFYDRGQSFNDVAEDDPENYPGGENERYLEIWNLVFSEFNHTENHEYEPLPQKNIDTGMGLERMVSIFQDAPTNFETDLFLPIIHATEEMSRDKKYDDDLATKTSFKVIADHVRAVSFAIGDGALPSNEGRGYVLRRLLRRAVMHGKKLGIDEAFLYKLVPVVGKIMESYYPEVLEKQDFIQKIIKTEEERFHETINDGLQIITDLIASLKQEGKDTLEGKDIFKLYDTYGFPVELTEEMAEEEGLKVDHDGFEVEMTAQRDRARAARSTENSMNVQSAVLGEIKVDSEFIGYDATEAEAKLLVIVEEDELKESTSHKEAQLVFDQTPFYAEMGGQVADKGVIKDLNNQVVARVVEVKKAPNGQPLHFVEVEGNLVSGETYKLEVDQVMRDKIIKNHTVTHLLHRALKDVLGEHANQAGSLVAPGYLRFDFTHFEQVTPEQLSQMEQIVNEKIWASLPVETVETDIATAKEMGAMALFGEKYGSEVRVVNIGGYSIELCGGVHVRNTSDIGIFKITSESGIGAGVRRIEAVTSKEAFEVFHEEEKALKEVAQLVKAPQLKEVVSKVTTLQEQLRELQKENEALSSKLANAEGDQIFKNIQEVAGVKVIAEAVNVKDMNQLRQLADQWKQNNYSDILVLGTAQGEKVNLLAAMTKEMNDKGFKAGDLIKAIAPKVGGGGGGRPDMAQAGGKKPAGMKDALEETLKWVESK
- a CDS encoding CsbD family protein, encoding MTDKGFTDKIKGKVKETTGDITNDKELKTEGLVDQAKGKVKKASSDIKEASEEVKEKVEKKLDKHK